In the Abditibacteriota bacterium genome, one interval contains:
- the dnaA gene encoding chromosomal replication initiator protein DnaA, translated as MILDEEEVRVNMDRDKIEEAWQRTLELLGHMGLGEMIFSEIKAMKPELKPDGRIGLTPRNSSVFTVLRDNYFDQIREAFCKTLGYDAEVYLVQFIPGVSRAEKTVQRPAPKKKISSFNDMNLPLVDEFTFDRFVAGGNNRFALSCAQNVANEPSGKYNPLFIYGNSGLGKTHLMHAIGHEVYRKDPDARVFFTSGEAFAVMYLDFYSANKLTEFKKKIRNIDLLLLDDVQFLLGKEKTVEEFFLLFNALYESKKQIVLTSDRAPKDLKFDERLTSRFEWGVMADVKAPDLETRMAILQNKASREGMSFNLDVIEYVARLITGNVRLLTGALTTLIARSSLLGQSVTVDFAKSVLEDYSRNDSKKTVNVEGIIKLVAEEYGVSEEDIIGTSKVKEIIQARQTAMYITRETTNMSLPQIGRAFGGKDHTTVLHNYKKIEEQLEDKEFRRRVDKMLAKLLN; from the coding sequence ATGATTCTGGATGAAGAGGAAGTACGGGTAAACATGGACAGGGACAAAATAGAAGAGGCCTGGCAGCGGACCCTGGAGCTGCTGGGACACATGGGTCTGGGCGAGATGATATTCTCCGAGATCAAGGCTATGAAGCCTGAGCTGAAGCCCGACGGCAGGATAGGACTGACCCCCCGGAACAGCAGTGTGTTCACGGTGCTGAGGGACAATTATTTTGACCAGATCAGAGAAGCCTTTTGCAAGACTCTGGGCTACGACGCCGAGGTGTATCTGGTCCAGTTCATACCCGGCGTGAGCAGGGCGGAAAAGACAGTGCAGCGCCCCGCCCCCAAAAAGAAGATATCCTCCTTCAACGACATGAATCTCCCTCTGGTGGACGAGTTTACCTTTGACAGATTCGTGGCGGGGGGCAACAACAGATTTGCCCTGTCCTGCGCGCAGAACGTGGCCAACGAGCCCAGCGGAAAATACAATCCTCTCTTCATCTACGGCAATTCCGGCCTGGGCAAGACCCACCTCATGCACGCCATCGGCCATGAGGTGTACAGAAAGGACCCCGACGCCCGGGTGTTCTTTACCTCCGGGGAGGCCTTTGCGGTGATGTATCTGGACTTTTACTCCGCCAACAAGCTCACTGAGTTCAAAAAGAAGATACGCAATATAGACCTGCTGCTGCTGGACGACGTGCAGTTTTTGCTGGGCAAGGAAAAGACCGTGGAAGAGTTTTTCCTGCTCTTCAACGCTCTCTACGAATCCAAAAAGCAGATCGTGCTCACCTCCGACCGGGCTCCCAAGGATCTGAAGTTTGACGAAAGGCTGACCTCCAGATTTGAGTGGGGAGTGATGGCAGACGTGAAGGCTCCGGATCTGGAGACCCGTATGGCCATATTGCAGAACAAGGCCAGCCGGGAGGGCATGAGCTTCAATCTGGACGTCATCGAATACGTGGCCAGGCTTATCACGGGCAACGTGCGGCTCCTGACCGGCGCCCTGACCACCCTGATAGCCAGGTCCTCCCTGCTGGGCCAGTCCGTCACCGTGGATTTTGCCAAGAGCGTCCTGGAGGACTATTCGCGCAACGATTCGAAGAAGACGGTGAACGTGGAAGGCATCATCAAGCTGGTGGCCGAAGAGTACGGCGTGTCTGAGGAGGACATCATAGGCACCTCCAAGGTCAAGGAGATCATACAGGCCCGGCAGACCGCCATGTATATCACCAGAGAGACCACCAACATGAGCCTTCCCCAGATAGGCAGGGCCTTCGGAGGCAAGGACCATACCACCGTGCTGCACAACTACAAAAAGATCGAAGAACAGCTGGAAGACAAGGAGTTTCGCCGGCGTGTGGACAAGATGCTGGCCAAGCTGCTGAATTAG